The Achromobacter pestifer genome includes a region encoding these proteins:
- the hemW gene encoding radical SAM family heme chaperone HemW: MSIIIPIRNDMGAQPSRLKLPAGAKLTSLPPLSVYVHVPWCVRKCPYCDFNSHAAPGEIPERAYLDALRSDLEQALPSIWGRQVVSVFIGGGTPSLLSSEGLDELLAMLRACLNLWPDAEITMEANPGTAEAGRFRDYAASGVTRFSLGIQSFDDAQLKKLGRIHDSAQARAAIEMAQRAVSRVNLDMMFALPGQTLEACVADLRQAVAFGTEHLSLYHLTMEPNTVFAKFPPEDLPDDDTSAAMQDAVEAELAGAGLARYEVSAYAKPGARCRHNLNYWEFGDYLGLGPGAHGKLSFHDRIVREARLRGPDSWMQAAMARDGSHIAESRQVGPDELPFEFMLNALRLKDGVAATAFNERTGLSLAAIAHQLEAASKRGLLDADPTRLRATPLGWSFLNDLQEMFL; encoded by the coding sequence ATGTCCATCATCATTCCCATCCGCAACGACATGGGCGCGCAGCCGTCGCGCCTGAAGCTGCCGGCCGGCGCCAAGCTGACCAGCCTGCCGCCGCTGTCCGTCTATGTGCACGTGCCCTGGTGCGTGCGCAAATGTCCCTATTGCGATTTCAATTCACACGCGGCGCCGGGCGAGATCCCGGAGCGCGCCTATCTCGATGCCCTGCGCAGCGACCTGGAGCAGGCCTTGCCTTCGATCTGGGGGCGGCAGGTGGTCTCGGTCTTTATCGGCGGAGGGACGCCGAGCCTGCTGTCGTCCGAAGGCCTGGACGAGCTGCTGGCGATGCTGCGCGCCTGTCTGAACCTGTGGCCCGACGCCGAAATCACCATGGAAGCCAACCCCGGCACGGCCGAGGCCGGGCGTTTTCGCGACTATGCGGCCAGCGGCGTGACGCGGTTCTCGCTGGGGATCCAGAGTTTCGACGATGCGCAGTTGAAGAAGCTGGGCCGCATCCACGACAGCGCGCAGGCGAGGGCGGCGATCGAGATGGCGCAACGGGCCGTCTCGCGCGTCAACCTGGACATGATGTTCGCCTTGCCCGGCCAGACTTTGGAGGCCTGTGTGGCCGATCTGCGGCAGGCCGTCGCTTTCGGCACCGAGCACCTGTCGCTCTATCATCTGACGATGGAGCCCAATACCGTCTTCGCCAAGTTCCCGCCCGAGGATCTGCCCGACGACGACACCAGCGCCGCCATGCAGGACGCGGTGGAAGCCGAGCTGGCGGGCGCTGGCCTGGCGCGCTACGAGGTCTCGGCCTATGCCAAGCCGGGCGCGCGCTGCCGCCACAACCTGAATTACTGGGAGTTCGGCGACTACCTGGGGCTGGGCCCGGGCGCGCACGGCAAGCTGTCCTTCCATGACCGCATCGTGCGCGAAGCGCGGCTGCGCGGCCCCGACTCCTGGATGCAGGCCGCCATGGCCCGCGACGGCAGCCACATCGCCGAAAGCCGCCAGGTCGGCCCGGACGAACTGCCGTTCGAATTCATGTTGAACGCCCTGCGGCTGAAGGATGGCGTCGCCGCCACCGCCTTCAACGAGCGCACCGGCCTGTCGCTGGCCGCCATTGCGCACCAATTGGAGGCAGCCTCCAAGCGGGGGCTGTTGGACGCCGATCCCACCCGGCTGCGGGCGACGCCCCTGGGCTGGAGTTTCCTCAACGACCTGCAGGAAATGTTCCTGTAG
- a CDS encoding EAL domain-containing protein, producing MNPIHALPRPVAARAPSSPLDCASAHVSLAGILRERLLRPRFQPVVDLSHSRIYGHESLIRGPADTALHFPDALFAEARRQGLHPQLELASFRAGAQGFHQHDAAGMLFLNLSGSALLHYWTLWGEEMPQRLLKNCSLAPSSIIVELTEQDPLSEHMAELSSAFACLRAHGMRVALDDYGVGNSNLQLWAEMQPDLVKIDRYFFAGIGQDERKQNMVRAILKVAHHLGTTIVAEGIETAEDLAVVRELDIRYAQGWLLGRPEEILLTELAPPLRDSLRQRAAAVPPQRGLGGTAASLRVEAPAAQLSGHTNDDVHRLFIEHKDMHAVAVVDDDNRPVGIINRRDFSEHYAQRYTRELFGRDACSTFMNAEPVLVDLNVSIDQLSHVLISEDQRYLMDGLIITREGRYDGLATGETLVRSVTEMRIEAARYANPLTSLPGNIPISRHIATLLEDADDFTICYGDLNNFKPFNDVYGYWRGDDMIMLTAEVIKRHCDPQRDFVGHVGGDDFVVLLRSPDWMERTRRIIAEFNGRAMDLYDDEGRRNGGIEAEDRYGVPRFFPFVTLGVGALTVTPSLCERIRPEDIASAAAHVKHKVKHGNLSLVAERYTGGVLPQLDS from the coding sequence ATGAACCCCATTCACGCTTTGCCCCGGCCGGTAGCGGCCCGCGCGCCCTCATCACCCCTGGACTGCGCGTCAGCGCACGTAAGCCTGGCCGGCATCCTGCGCGAACGCCTGCTGCGCCCGCGCTTCCAGCCGGTGGTCGACCTTTCGCACAGCCGCATCTACGGCCATGAAAGCCTGATCCGCGGCCCCGCCGACACGGCCCTGCACTTTCCCGACGCGCTGTTCGCCGAGGCCCGCCGCCAAGGTCTGCATCCGCAGCTGGAGCTGGCCAGTTTCCGCGCCGGCGCCCAGGGCTTTCACCAGCACGACGCGGCCGGCATGCTGTTTCTGAACCTCTCCGGTTCGGCGCTGCTGCACTACTGGACCCTGTGGGGCGAGGAAATGCCCCAGCGCCTGCTCAAGAATTGCTCGCTCGCGCCATCCAGCATCATCGTCGAACTCACCGAGCAGGATCCGCTGTCCGAGCACATGGCCGAACTTTCCAGCGCGTTCGCCTGCCTGCGCGCGCATGGCATGCGCGTCGCGCTCGACGACTACGGCGTGGGCAACTCCAATCTGCAGCTCTGGGCCGAAATGCAGCCGGACCTGGTCAAGATCGACCGCTATTTCTTCGCCGGCATCGGCCAGGACGAGCGCAAGCAGAACATGGTGCGCGCCATCCTGAAGGTGGCGCACCACCTGGGCACCACCATCGTCGCCGAAGGCATAGAAACCGCCGAGGACCTGGCCGTGGTGCGCGAGCTGGACATCCGCTACGCGCAAGGCTGGCTGCTGGGCCGGCCGGAAGAAATACTGCTGACCGAGCTGGCGCCGCCGCTGCGCGATTCGCTGCGGCAGCGCGCCGCCGCCGTCCCGCCCCAGCGCGGCCTGGGCGGCACCGCGGCCAGCCTGCGCGTCGAAGCGCCGGCGGCGCAGCTGAGCGGACACACCAATGACGACGTGCACCGGCTGTTCATCGAACACAAGGACATGCACGCGGTGGCGGTGGTCGACGACGACAACCGCCCGGTCGGCATCATCAACCGCCGCGACTTCTCGGAACATTACGCCCAGCGCTACACGCGCGAGCTGTTCGGACGCGACGCCTGCTCCACCTTCATGAATGCCGAGCCGGTGCTGGTGGACCTGAACGTGTCCATCGACCAATTGAGCCACGTGCTGATCTCCGAAGACCAGCGCTATCTGATGGACGGGCTGATCATCACGCGCGAAGGCCGCTACGACGGGCTGGCCACCGGTGAAACGCTGGTGCGCTCGGTCACCGAAATGCGCATCGAGGCGGCGCGCTACGCCAATCCGCTGACCTCGCTGCCCGGCAACATCCCCATCAGCCGGCACATCGCCACGCTGCTGGAAGACGCCGACGACTTCACCATCTGCTATGGCGACCTGAACAACTTCAAGCCTTTCAACGACGTCTACGGCTACTGGCGCGGCGATGACATGATCATGCTGACCGCCGAAGTCATCAAGCGCCATTGCGATCCGCAGCGCGACTTCGTCGGCCATGTGGGCGGCGACGACTTCGTGGTGCTGCTGCGCAGCCCCGACTGGATGGAGCGCACCCGCCGCATCATCGCGGAATTCAACGGCCGCGCCATGGACCTGTACGACGACGAGGGCCGCCGCAACGGCGGGATCGAAGCCGAGGACCGCTACGGCGTGCCCCGCTTCTTTCCCTTCGTGACGCTGGGGGTCGGCGCCCTCACCGTCACGCCGTCGCTATGCGAGCGCATCCGCCCGGAGGACATCGCCTCGGCCGCCGCTCACGTCAAGCACAAGGTCAAGCACGGGAACCTGTCGCTGGTGGCCGAGCGCTATACCGGCGGCGTCCTGCCGCAGCTCGACAGCTGA
- the rdgB gene encoding RdgB/HAM1 family non-canonical purine NTP pyrophosphatase, which translates to MTAPKIPDSLRRVVLASNNAGKLREFSALFAPLGMELVPQGELGVPEAEEPHVTFVENALAKARHASRLTGLPALADDSGLCVAALDGAPGVYSARYAKMLGGEKSDQANNELLVRNLAGAADRSAWYVAVLALVRSENDPRPLIGEGLWHGEIIDQPEGANGFGYDPHFYLPDQALTAAALEPEEKNRLSHRARALRELLSKLSQA; encoded by the coding sequence ATGACTGCTCCCAAGATTCCTGATTCCCTGCGCCGCGTCGTGCTGGCCTCCAACAATGCCGGCAAGCTGCGCGAGTTCTCTGCCTTGTTCGCGCCCCTGGGCATGGAACTGGTGCCCCAAGGCGAACTGGGGGTGCCCGAAGCCGAAGAGCCGCACGTCACCTTCGTCGAGAACGCGCTGGCCAAGGCCCGCCACGCCAGCCGCCTGACCGGTTTGCCGGCTTTGGCCGACGACTCCGGCCTGTGCGTGGCGGCGCTGGACGGCGCGCCCGGCGTGTATTCGGCGCGCTACGCCAAGATGCTCGGCGGCGAAAAATCCGACCAGGCCAATAATGAACTGCTGGTGCGCAATCTGGCCGGCGCGGCCGACCGCAGCGCCTGGTACGTGGCGGTGCTGGCGCTGGTGCGGTCCGAGAACGATCCGCGGCCCCTCATCGGCGAAGGCCTGTGGCATGGCGAGATCATCGACCAGCCCGAGGGCGCCAACGGCTTTGGCTACGATCCGCATTTCTACCTGCCCGACCAGGCGCTGACCGCCGCGGCCCTGGAGCCCGAGGAAAAGAACCGGCTGAGCCATCGCGCCCGCGCGCTGCGCGAACTGTTGAGCAAGCTGAGCCAGGCTTGA